From the Homo sapiens chromosome 1, GRCh38.p14 Primary Assembly genome, one window contains:
- the LOC124904532 gene encoding nascent polypeptide-associated complex subunit alpha, muscle-specific form-like: MPHSTLSRLSISFCASSPSPELTPVGLSRPSSPSQWPLQAKIVLRSASPGPTPSYRWLLQAKIDLKSASSHPALASEWPLQEQNFLKSASPGPASCFPRACTGPASASQQTLHTQLFPVCGLSSPKLLLPFGSLYRPSSSLTVASFGPTHASCNVPKCQLLPHTGLLRPSSCLSWPQRAHPLPVGGLYRPGLYLTVGSPGPPLPHRGLLGQCSSLSGASVGPAPASQWPLLAKPVPQGSLSRPSVCCFASSPGPGLPPVGLSRPSSSSRRPLQAQTVVKSACPGPAPASRRPLQAQVVLKLASPGPATASRRPFRVQKFLESASPGPAPPASQWPLSAQPSSCLPAAFPGPAFDFRWPLQASTRPGLLPPKGLHRPSLCLTADSPRPASSRLTAASRVQSSCLSAASAGPAPACQWPLQAHGAHSSQRPFQAQFFPSGGLSGPRTSSSRPLQTHLQPPGVLSGPSSSSRLLSRPDSCLSTTFLDSVPTHLLAALVGPQLPQAKLPRPRSGLTVASPG; the protein is encoded by the coding sequence ATGCCTCACAGCACACTTTCCAGGCTGAGCATTTCCTTTTGTGCATCCTCTCCAAGCCCTGAACTTACTCCAGTTGGCCTCTCCAGACCAAGCTCTCCCTCCCAGTGGCCTCTACAGGCCAAAATTGTCCTCAGGTCAGCCTCTCCAGGGCCAACTCCTAGCTACCGGTGGCTTCTGCAGGCCAAAATCGACCTCAAGTCAGCCTCTTCACACCCAGCTCTTGCCTCTGAGTGGCCTCTCCAGGAGCAAAACTTTCTCAAgtcggcctctccaggcccagcctcctGCTTCCCGAGGGCATGtacaggcccagcctctgcctcacagcaGACTCTTCACACCCAGCTCTTCCCTGTCTGCGGCCTCTCCAGTCCAAAGCTGCTCCTGCCTTTTGGCAGCTTGTacaggcccagctcctccctcacGGTGGCCTCTTTCGGCCCAACTCATGCCTCTTGCAACGTGCCCAAGTGTCAGctcctgcctcacactggcctgTTGAGGCCCAGCTCATGCCTCTCGTGGCCTCAACGGGCCCATCCCCTGCCTGTCGGCGGCCTCTACAGGCCCGGCCTCTACCTCACAGTGGGCTCTCCAGGCCCACCTCTTCCTCACCGTGGCCTCCTGGGGCAATGCTCCTCCCTCTCGGGAGCCTCTGtgggcccagctcctgcctcccagtggcctctGCTGGCCAAGCCCGTGCCTCAGGGCAGCCTTTCCAGGCCTAGCGTTTGCTGCTTTGCATCCTCTCCAGGCCCTGGACTTCCTCCAgtcggcctctccaggcccagctcttcctctcggcggcctctgcaggcccagACTGTCGTCAAGTCGGCCTGTCCAgggccagctcctgcctcccggcggcctctgcaggcccaagtCGTCCTCAAGTTGGCCTCCCCAGGCCCAGCAACGGCCTCTCGGCGGCCTTTCCGGGTGCAAAAGTTCCTCgagtcagcctctccaggcccagctcctcctgcctcccagtggcctctttcggcccagcccagctcatgccTCCCGGCGGCCTTCCCAGGCCCTGCTTTTGACTTTCGGTGGCCTCTGCAGGCCTCGACAAGGCcaggcctcctgcctcccaaaggcctgcacaggcccagcctctgcctcacagcagactctccacgcccagctagctcTCGCCTCACTGCGGCTTCCCGAGTCCAAAGCTCCTGCCTCTCAGCCGCTTCGGCAGGCCCAGCTCCCGCCTGCCAGTGGCCTCTTCAGGCCCATGGGGCTCATTCCTCACAACGGCCTTTCCAGGCCCAGTTTTTCCCTTCCGGCGGCCTCTCCGGGCCCAGAACCTCCTCAAGTCGGCCTCTCCAGACCCACTTGCAGCCTCCGGGCGTCCTCTCtgggcccagctcttcctcccggctGCTCTCCAGGCCCGACTCCTGCCTCTCAACAACCTTTTTGGACTCAGTGCCTACCCATCTCCTGGCGGCCTTGGTCGGCCCACAGCTTCCTCAAGCcaagctccccaggcccaggtcaggcctcacggtggcctctccaggATGA